In Brachypodium distachyon strain Bd21 chromosome 2, Brachypodium_distachyon_v3.0, whole genome shotgun sequence, one genomic interval encodes:
- the LOC100832229 gene encoding uncharacterized protein LOC100832229, with the protein MNSASKAMLLQPVSRSGSSSHRSRVNAVLSILLVFSIGYALGLISNSTFQNSYIPPFFLAPLLHPSSMPSSAPEKSPPPCKGLPTATDLFLSPSSGGGGSAMHNMTDEELLWRASMAPPKATHGRTPKRRVPKVAFLFLAKGELPLRPLWDKFFSGHDGLYSIYVHANPGHTAISPPPADSVFHGRTIPSKNTSWGHPSLADAERRLLANALLDISNERFALLSESCIPIFDFPRIHAHLLSFSPSSGAGNGGMSFVDSIDDGISRARYNPAHAAHGVPITVWRRGSQWFEMERSMALEVVSDEFLYPVVREQCYDPKYGGVPDEHYVPSLVSLLELSARIANRSLTYLEWHAGTAHPWTHGPEKVTEEIFRKMRAGGEGGNCSFSGGDHGGLSGICFLFARKFEGSALGKLLELAPKAMGFGSVI; encoded by the coding sequence ATGAACAGCGCGAGCAAGGCCATGCTGCTGCAGCCAGTCTCCCGTTCAGGCAGCAGTAGCCACCGCAGCCGTGTCAATGCGGTGCTGTCAATCCTGCTCGTCTTCTCCATAGGATATGCCCTGGGCTTGATCTCCAACTCCACCTTCCAGAACTCGTACATCCCTCCGTTCTTCTTGGCGCCATTGCTGCATCCCTCCTCCATGCCGTCGTCGGCGCCAGAGAAATCACCACCGCCGTGCAAGGGTTTGCCGACGGCGACGGATCTATTCCTCTCgccgagcagcggcggcggaggcagtgCCATGCACAACATGACCGACGAAGAGCTGCTCTGGAGGgcgtccatggcgccgcccAAGGCCACCCACGGGCGCACGCCGAAGCGCCGGGTGCCGAAAGTGGCATTCCTGTTCCTGGCCAAGGgggagctgccgctgcggccaCTGTGGGATAAGTTCTTCTCCGGGCACGACGGGCTCTACTCCATCTACGTCCACGCCAACCCCGGCCACACTGCCatctcgccgccaccggcagACTCCGTCTTCCACGGCCGCACGATCCCAAGCAAGAACACGAGCTGGGGACACCCCAGCCTAGCGGACGCAGAACGGCGTCTTCTAGCGAACGCGCTGCTGGACATCTCCAACGAGCGGTTCGCGCTACTGTCCGAATCCTGCATCCCGATCTTCGACTTCCCCAGAATCCACGCccacctcctctccttctcccccagctccggcgccggcaatGGAGGCATGAGCTTCGTGGACAGCATCGACGACGGCATCAGCCGCGCGCGGTACAACCCAGCGCACGCCGCCCACGGCGTGCCGATCACGGTCTGGCGCAGGGGCAGCCAGTGGTTCGAGATGGAGCGATCCATGGCGCTGGAGGTGGTCTCTGACGAGTTCCTGTACCCCGTCGTCCGGGAACAGTGCTACGACCCCAAGTACGGCGGCGTCCCGGACGAGCACTACGTGCCGTCGCTGGTGAGCTTGCTGGAGCTGAGCGCGCGCATCGCGAACCGCTCGCTGACGTACCTCGAGTGGCATGCCGGGACGGCGCACCCGTGGACGCATGGCCCGGAGAAGGTCACGGAGGAGATTTTCCGGAAGATGAGGGCTGGCGGCGAAGGGGGGAATTGCAGCTTTAGTGGTGGTGATCATGGCGGGTTGAGCGGCATCTGCTTCCTGTTTGCGCGCAAGTTTGAGGGGAGTGCGTTGGGGAAGCTGCTCGAGCTGGCTCCCAAGGCTATGGGCTTTGGGTCAGTGATCTGA
- the LOC100832536 gene encoding probable leucine-rich repeat receptor-like protein kinase At1g68400, with the protein MLPAFLLLLLLLPPLLSVHHANAGSLDTDVAALSAFRLAADRSNALATWNNLSSNPCAGTSPQPWRGVTCAGGRVTRLVLEGLSLSGSGALPALANLDGLRVLSLKGNALSGPIPDLSPLVGLKLLFLSRNALSGPVPPELGKLYRLLRLDLSSNNLSGAVPPEINRLDRLLTLRLDSNRLSGPVDAIALPRLQDFNVSGNLFSGRIPAAMAGFPAEVFAGNADLCGAPLAPCKEEAASSCPPGAAAAMAATKPAAEGGGGKGKMSRAAVVAIVAGDFAVVGLVAGLLFCYFWPRLSGRRSDRRHREGEKIVYSSSPYGAAGVVAAAAAGAAPERGKMVFLDDLSGIGRRFELEELLRASAEMLGKGGSGTAYKAVLDDGSVVAVKRLRDNPTPVAASSSSSSSKKEFEHHMTVLGRLRHPNVVPLNAYYYARDEKLLVYEYMPNGSLFSLLHGNRGGPGRTPLDWAARLRIASGAARGLAFIHHGTRRGRSGTAGSKLEAHGNVKSTNVLLDRAGEARLADCGLAQLGCCSAMSGYRAPEAPAPASASRPWATQKGDVYALGVVLLELLTGRCPAMAAGEGEEALPRWVQSVVREEWTSEVFDLELMKDKGIEEEMVAMLQLALSCAATAPEQRPKAAYVVKMVDEIRACREEPSSGRGELSSSSSMDESSAVSDSPAVSEGGGGPAVSQ; encoded by the coding sequence ATGCTTCCTGCATTCCTCCTGCTTCTCCttctgctcccgccgctgctctccGTCCACCACGCCAATGCCGGTTCGCTGGACACCGATGTGGCCGCGCTCTCCGCcttccgcctcgccgccgacagGTCCAACGCGCTAGCAACCTGGAATAACCTCTCCTCGAACCCATGCGCCGGTACTTCTCCGCAGCCATGGCGCGGGGTCACctgcgcgggcgggcgggtgACGCGGCTGGTCCTCGAAggcctctccctctccggctccggcgcgcTCCCGGCGCTCGCCAACCTCGACGGGCTCCGCGTGCTCAGCCTCAAGGGGAACGCGCTCTCGGGCCCCATCCCGGACCTGTCCCCGCTCGTGGGGCTCAAGCTGCTCTTCCTCTCCCGCAACGCGCTCTCCGGCCCCGTCCCGCCCGAGCTCGGCAAGCTCtaccgcctcctccgcctcgacCTCTCCTCCAACAACCTCTCCGGCGCCGTCCCGCCGGAGATCAACCGCCTCGACCGCCTCCTCACGCTGCGGCTCGACTCCAACCGCCTCTCCGGCCCCGTCGACGCCATCGCGCTCCCGCGGCTGCAGGACTTCAATGTCTCGGGTAATCTGTTTTCTGGGAGAATtccggccgccatggcggGGTTCCCGGCCGAGGTTTTCGCCGGGAATGCCGACCTCTGCGGGGCGCCGCTGGCGCCGtgcaaggaggaggcggcgtcttcctgcccgccgggtgccgcggcagccatggcggcgacgaagCCGGCCGCGGAAGGGGGTGGTGGCAAAGGGAAGATGAGCCGCGCGGCCGTGGTGGCGATCGTGGCGGGGGACTTCGCCGTGGTCGGGCTCGTCGCCGGGCTGCTGTTCTGCTACTTCTGGCCGCGGCTCTCCGGGCGGCGCAGCGACCGGCGGCACCGGGAAGGGGAGAAGATCGTGTACTCGTCCAGCCCGTACGGCGCGGCCGGGGTcgtcgcggccgcggcggcgggggcggcgccggagcgggGGAAGATGGTGTTCCTGGACGACCTGTCCGGCATCGGGCGGCGGTTCGAGCTCGAGGAGCTGCTGCGCGCGTCGGCGGAGATGCTGGGCAAAGGCGGCTCCGGCACCGCGTACAAGGCCGTGCTCGACGACGGCAGCGTCGTGGCCGTGAAGCGCCTCCGCGACAATCCAACGCCGGTGGCTGcttcgtcgtcttcctcgtcctcgaaGAAGGAGTTCGAGCACCACATGACCGTGCTGGGGCGTCTCCGGCACCCGAACGTGGTGCCGCTCAACGCCTACTACTACGCGCGCGACGAGAAGCTGCTGGTGTACGAGTACATGCCCAACGGCAgcctcttctccctcctccacggCAACCGCGGCGGGCCGGGGCGGACGCCGCTGGACTGGGCGGCGCGCCTCCGGATCGCGTCCGGCGCGGCTCGCGGCCTGGCATTCATCCACCACGGAacccgccgcggccgcagcGGCACGGCGGGCAGCAAGCTCGAGGCGCACGGGAACGTCAAGAGCACCAACGTCCTGCTCGACAgggccggcgaggcgcggCTGGCGGACTGCGGGCTGGCGCAGCTGGGCTGCTGCTCGGCCATGTCGGGGTACCGGGCGCccgaggcgccggcgccggcttcggCATCCAGGCCATGGGCGACGCAGAAGGGGGACGTGTACGCGCTGGGGGTGGTGCTGTTAGAGCTCTTGACGGGACGGTGCCCGGCAATGGCCGcgggggaaggggaggaggcgctgcCGCGGTGGGTGCAGTCGGTGGTGAGGGAGGAGTGGACGTCGGAGGTGTTCGATCTCGAGCTGATGAAGGACAAAGGGAtcgaggaggagatggtggcCATGCTGCAGCTTGCGCTGagctgcgccgccaccgcgccggAGCAGCGGCCCAAGGCCGCGTACGTGGTAAAAATGGTGGACGAGATCCGCGCGTGCAGGGAGGAGCCTTCTTCAGGGCGGGGGGAgctctcgtcgtcgtcgtccatggacgaGTCCTCCGCCGTCTCCGACTCGCCCGCCGTCtccgaaggcggcggcggccccgccgtCAGCCAGTGA